The following nucleotide sequence is from Apodemus sylvaticus chromosome 2, mApoSyl1.1, whole genome shotgun sequence.
GTAAGTTGATTGCAATCCAACAATTTGCTAAAATTTGTAAAAGGTTTCTAGTGGATTTGGGGGGAACTCTTCCATATATCATCTGTATATAGGGAGTAgttgatttcccttttcctattCAGATGTCTTTAGTTTCCTTCTCTTATGTTGCTGATCTTGTTGCTTTCCATTTTcccccacttaggatgattttgactgtgggtttttTAATACAtaacctttattatgttgaggtatgttcATTCTAGTACTACACTCTAGGATGTTTATCATAAAGACAttttggattttatcaaaggctttttctgtatctactgAGATGATCATGAGATTTTGTAAGTTcatttctttattacatttattgacatGTATATAGACCATCCCTGCATTCTGGGATAAAACCAAGTTGAGCTTCTTGTTCTATaccatattgttttaaaatattttattgaaggtTTTTGAATTTATGTTCTTCAGGGACATTGGTCTTAGGTTTTCCTTTGGGTTGTGTCTTTTCCTAGTTTAGGTATTAGAGTAATATTGACTTCACAGAAGGGATTGGGGGGCATCCTTGTATTTCTGCTCTGCTGAATAATGTAGCTACATAGTAGTTTCTTCCCAGAAATCCAGCAGAATTCTACTGTGAAGCCACCTAGGCCTGCATTCCTTCAGGCAGAGGCCTTTCATTACTGCTTCAGTCTCCTTGTGCCATGGGCCTGCTGAAGTTCTTGATCATTTCTTGGTTTAACTTTGGGAGTTTAGATGAACTTagaaatttatccatttcttttagatgttCCAAATTAATGGAGTACAAGTTTTTATAGTATTTTCCTATAACACATTTCTTTGGAGTCTGGTATAATGCTTCCCTATTCATTTCTGATTGTTAATtgggtcatctctttcttttgattaGTTGGGGCAAagttctgttgattttgtttatCTTCTTAAAGAAACCTGGCTCTTAggattgttttcttgtttctacttcattaatttctgcattaataaaaatagggtcttactatgtaacccttCAAAATAAGGTACTAGCAATTCGGAGGCATGATTTTGGTAGTGTCAGTATCTCCTCAATGACAGCAGCTTAAACTGGGAAATAGTAATTCAGTTTACAGCTTTGTGTGTTGCAACATCCCTTGTTTCTGGACCACATACTAAAGAAAGTCATCATTAAAATCTTTTTGAGGAATTCTGATTTCCATTAGAAAGAACTATGGTTTTAAAAAGCACCCTCCCCCGCATCAAACAGTTAAATGAAATTCTTCCTACAAACCACATACAGACTATTATCACTTGGAatagttatctctggtattagctggaaTACCTTTAGCTCCAAGTACCAGACAGTCCTGATAATAAACAAGAAATGAGTATTGCTGAAAATAATACAAAGTCCCAGAAGTCTACAAAAAGTATTTGTAAAGGGCTAAACAGGTTTTGACATCATCTCTGGCTCAGCTGTTTTCACTGTCCTCTTCGAGCCACTGACCATCCAGACCACAGACTATATGCCAGCACTGTGTCTATAAATGCATACAAAAGGTCTCATCTCTTTCTGGGTCTCTTTTGACTTCTCGTCTTTTCATGACAACTTCATCATTGAGAACAATTCCAGTACTGCATAGCATTCTCTAACCTAAGCAAAGCTGCCAGAATGGAGTGTCCACGATGAGCTTTGACTAGTCTGGATTTATTCCCCAAACCATCCCAGGAGGAGGAAAACTCAGCTCAGCAAAGGTGACCAGCATCTCTTAAGCTGTTGATCAGTGTATTTCCAGAGGGTACTGGGAAtagaacaaaggagggagagagactatACAGGCATCTGTAATTCTAAATACAGTATATAGTTACTGAGTTACATATGACTATACTTACATGTAATCATGCCTAAATACATACACAATGAAATTCCAAGGGTATAATATGAACATTTTATTATACACTATCATTTTAAATTTGTAGACTGTAGTATTGCCATTTACAACTCAGGTTAAGTAATGTAAATACCATTTTTATTAACAGCATTTATGACTGAACCAGAGGTAGCTAAGAAAAACTCTCAGAAATATACTGTTTGATTTCCTCACCAAATGGGTAGCTTGGTAATAATGGCTGTACTTATTCATGGTCCACAACAGTGAAAAATCTGTGataatgtttgtatatgtgtgtatgtgtgtgtgagagagagagagaaagagagagagagagagaagagagagacagggagaagagagagacagagtgagagagacagagacagagacagagagaaataatgTAATGTTACTTGAAGCATATACTGACCAAGCTATCAAGAGACTGGTAGTATTTAGAACTGGATAGTTCTGAGGTAATTAAAAGGATCAATAAACCATCTTTGGCTTCTTTGCTATAGAGTAAATTTGATAATAATGACCAGAGCCATTTActtattttaggaaatacaaagaagGGCaatttatattgtaaatctacCACATACTTTAAATACACACAGCTTCTCTGAGGAAATCCAACTCTGATACATGCTCATCAGTCTCCACAGTATAGATAGTCTAAGGCTAAGCTATCAACAAGAGAGTAGGGATAGTAGGGGGTCTCTGAGGGAAATATGAAATAGCACAGCATGCTACGGCATTCTCAGCATGTAGACCAATGGTGCACAGCAAAGACACCGTGAAATACAGCAAAGTGTTAGGAATGGTGAGTGCTCTTTATTTCCCTTGCTCTCAGTATAATTTAACTGCAATTTCATGTAGTATTAAACAACTGATCCACAAAGTTCCTGACATTTTAACAATCATTAGCACTTTTAAGTGGTATGAGCTGCCTTTATGACAACAACATTTGTATACAGGTACATGCATATGAgtatatctacatatacatacatctagATTACATTCACAAATATGTTCAGAAACATACATAATCCTATCAACCTATAAAGATGCTGGTGGCATTTAGTGTGGAAAGTATAGCATAACAGTTATTAAACTAAGGGTTCAAATTCTTTCTCACATCCTTTCTGGGTTCCAATACGCAAACTGAGGGTTTTCTAGACTTCTATTACATTAACATACCCACACAGGGTCTGTAAACACCACATGGTCGTTACATGTATGATTAATGCTGTAGATGCTCATTTTTAAGATTCATACTTTCCTATGAATACAAGTAAGATTAATATTAGTCatcatatttaaaatacaaatttgaaACACATTTGGAAGACATTACACAATTTAATTTCTAAggtattttttactatattatttatatgaataattTCCCTTCAATATAATCTTTCCAATGacagttttattttcttgaaaacttTCATGCATTCCAACAAAATGGTATTTTCTCGTACTCCATGGTATTCTTTGGCAGGCTCTAAGCTCATTTTTAAAACTGTACAACTGACTTGACAGGCATGCAAAAGCTAAACATTCAGGACGCTAAAAGAGCTTTCACCCTGGTATGGATTCTCAGATGCTTGGTGAGTACCGACCTCTGACTGAAGTTCTTCCCACACAcgttacactcatagggtttctcccCCGTGTGAGTTCTCTGGTGTTTAGTGAGTGCTGATTTCTCACAGAAGGTTTTCTCACACTCGTTGCACTTATAGGGTTTCTCCCCCGTGTGAGTTCTCTGATGTACAATCAGGTTTGACTTCACACAAAATGACTTCCCACATTCATTGCATATAAAtggcttctctcctgtatgtgttctcTGATGGACAGTTAGGGCTGACCTGTGGCAGAAGGATTTCCTACACGCGTTACATTCGTAAGGTTTTTCcccagtgtgtgttctttgatGTTCAGTAAGGTTTGACTTGACACAGAACGTTTTCCCACATTGCTtgcactcatagggtttctctcccgTGTGTGTCCGCTGATGGTTGGTAAGGTGCGGCTTCTGGCagaaggctttcccacactccgtacattcatatggtttctctcctgtgtgtgttctCTGATGCTGGGTAAGGTTAGATTTCTCCCAAAACATTTTACCACATTCACCACATTCAAATGTTTTTTCTCCTATATGAGGTCTTCGAGACTGGGTGCGATGTGATTTTTGGCTGAAAACTTTCCTATAGTCATAGTGTTTTCCTCccatctgtattttctgatgttTAAAGAGAGCTGGCTTTCCCCAAGTTCTGTTACTCACTCTACACCCTGGGGCGGTCCTTCTTGTGTAAGCTTCCTGATGAACAATGAAAGCTGAACTGGCACAGAAGAGCTTCTCACATTCATTATGCTCATAAGGACTGTTTCCTGAGAGAGCTCTCTGATGTCCAAACTGCAAATCCACACAGAAGGGCTTTCTACAAATACTGCATTCATGAGGCTCCATATGCAAACCAGTTTTCTGAGATACACTGAGCTTCAAACTGTCAATGAAAGTTCTTCCACATTCCATGTGCTTACAGAGAGTCTCCCCTAGCTGAGAGTTCTGATGTGTACAAAGGGCCACATCCTCACAGAAGCCTTGTTCTGCTCCATGATACTCAAAAGGCCGATCAGAATCTGGCCGAGTGAGATCCTGGCAGAGGCCGAGGCCACCCCTTTTCCCATCAAAGTCACATGACTTTGTACCCACAGGAATGTTCTCATGTCTACTGTCAGGGAAGGGTTTCTTATATATATTAAACTCAGTAAGTTTCTTTCTGGCATAGTTCTTTTTGCTAATAATTACAGctgaaatattctttaaattcatTTCACATGAGTCACATACTTTGGGCAAAAAACTTCTTGAAGAAACAGAGTCAATGTCTGGACTGGAAGCTTTTCTTGAGCTACCCCCGCTCTCTAGATTTGTAATCGTATTGGTGAGCGTGAGTGGCCGAAAATGCCCATCTTGACTTCCCCAGCTGCTCTCTAATATGCCGTCcactctccatttcctttctataaatgagaaaaagaatTACCACGCCGTATGAATTGTAATACttgttcttctatttttttttaagaaagggttTTATTAAGGATGAGTAAACACACAGCAGGCATACAGAGAAAAGAGCCCTCCACAAAACAGAGGAAGGACCTGGGAAGCTAAAATGCCTTAACATATGTCTACGATTGTGAACTTTTATGGGAATTCTTTATAGTTGAGCCCAACAAACTATGAAAACCAGCAAAGTGGAAGCGAAGATCAGCAGGCAAGGGGTTCCAGAGGGTGGACTGCACTGGTAACTGGCTGGAACAAGACACAGTGGAAGCACCTGACGCCTCACACGGAGCACTGAAGAGGTCCCCGTCAGACGCCTGGCTTCTACACTGCACATGAGGTGCTACTTAGAGTTCTGCAAACACCCTCTTCTTTAGGTTGGAAAGGACAGTCTGGGAGCCTGGGATCTAGAGGACttctgctgtttcttttctttttaaagatgtatttatttgtatttattttatatgtatcgGTGTTCTGTCCACATGTGTGAGGGTGTcacattccctggaactggagttacagacacattgtgagctgccttgtaggtgctgggaattaaacctggggcCTCTAGgggtgcagccagtgctcttaactgctgagccatctctccagctcctggggttctttttttttttttttttttttttttttttttgcctttatcTATAGGAGTTTCCTGAAATGCTGTGTGAAAGCATACTAGAAAAGGTGAAATAGACTCCAAACTAGTAAATGGAGGTTAGCAGAGCTGTTATCCAAGGAACAGAAAAAATTACAGGGGAGCAGCTGAATAATTTTGAATACACAGAATATCTGAGAAACGTATTCTGTGGAGGGCGCACATGTGGCAGCGTCCAAGCAGGGTTTGTCCCCAGCTCATCTTTTCTGCTTCATGGGCACCGTTCCTGTCCTGGCTACTCCTAAGCCCtcagtgtacatacatatttttctatactgGGTATTAAGTCTGTCTTTATTTCTAGGCTTTTCCTTTACACATAGATTTTCTGCTTTAACATGTAATTGTATCTTTCAAGTGTGGGACCCCTAAACATCATATTCTGTATCTGTTACTGAGCCTTCCAATATACTTTACCATCAAAATCTTGGCTATTCTTAACTATTGGTGCTCAATGCAAGaatgttaataatcatatgcTTAATTAAAAATTCTCTAGCACTCCAGTATTCCAGAGACCAACAATTAAAGCGTATCAGAGTAAATGTTCACCATTATACATCTGGTAAGTGGAATACCAGAAGTACATGGGGATATGCTAGCTGATGACAGGTgctcaaagacagagagaaggtgCATAATTCTTAAAGATAAGGAAAACTAGCCAAGAAAAAGTATCTACAATGAGGCCAACTGACTTTGGATTTATAGGTAAAAATAAATCACTCCAAAgtgtcaaaacaaaagcaaaggtgTCTCTGGCCGAGAGACAGATGGAGGAGCTCCTGAGACAAGCTGTGGGATGCTGCTCTCCAGTCTTTCCAACGGTCTGATGTAAAACAGGAGTGTCTGAACAATAGTCCAAAGGTAAGcgttgtggtttgaataggaatggcctctAAAGGCTTATGCCAAGGAGCGGTACTACTTGAGAGGGGTGAAGAGGTGTGGCCTGGCTGGAGTCAGTGTGTCACCAGAGGTGGGCTCTAAGGTTTGAGGAGCTCAAGCCAGCCCCAGTAgctcctctcttcctgctgcctgctgacccaggtgtagaactctcagctacctctccagtaccatgtctgcctgtatgtcactataataatggactaaaccataataatggactaaacccctgaTCTGTAAGCCAGACCTAATCAAgtggctgtggtcatggtgtctcttcactgtaATTGAACACTAAGGCGGTAACCTAGCTTACCCAGTGACACAGGTTACTTTCCCTTGCCAGTAAATTAACTACTGTACCTGGGTAGCATTGGAATCCATTTTCTGGTATCCAGGGATCTTCTCCTTGCTCTATCTTGAAGATTACATCTGGCTTAGTGACACAATGCCCTGTTAAGACAAAATAACACAGGACAGGTGCTCtgtgaactgaaaaaaaaaatgaatagaaagatagcaaaaagaaaaaagatacattccccaccccccaaaaggaaggaaggaaggaaggaagggaaggaaggagggaggaagggagggagggaggaaggaaggaaggaaggaaggaaggagggagggagggagggaggaagggagggagggagggagggagggagggagggagggagggaggaagggagggagggagggagggagggagggagttggTTGTTAGGTCAGTTGGTCCTCAACATTTTGCAGAGGTGAGAATACAACATTGTCAGATCAGAAAGCGATCAGTCCTCTCAGGCCCTTGACTCTTAAGCCTCAAATCGGAAATTATAAGCATTCCCTCCCAGCTTTGGAAACATGTGACTGTCAGCTGACTAAAAACAAACCCCTTACCTACTGAGACAAAGTTGCTATAATTCTCCAGGATCACATCTCTATAAAGCACCTTCTGGGCGGGGTCCAGTAAATACCACTCTTCCTTGCTGAAATCCACACATACATCCTTGAAAGACACTTGTTCCTGtaacaaaatattctttttctgtatAAAGTCGTTAAGACTGAGCAATATAGAAAAGACTTAGCAGAAtgagtttctttaaaattattgaaaaataatgaaagaaccCTCCTTTTGCTACACTGTGTAGAATAAAATATCTTGTAGAAATTGAGGTTCTGCTGAAGGTCTGGGAGTGTTTCAGTTGCTATGAATACTGCTGAGGCTGGCAAAATGCAGCCTATTCTCAAAAGTGCTATGGCCTAGTCAGGACAGTTATACATGTGTTTATTAGTAAGTGGACAGTTCAAGCCTGGCAATAGACTTTTACTTTTTCTTAGGAAGTATACTTGAAATGGTTAAATAAATGATGATGCTGATAAACAAGAGACAGGCTCCCACTAGAAAAGCCCGTGTCTGACTGAAGTTCCCGCCCTGTGGTCTAACATCTGCAGAGCAGGATGAGCCCTCCCTGCTTAAGGAGAATATTCTGGAGTCTTGTAAAATGTTTTTTGAAAGCACAGTGgttcacatcaaatgaggtacaagaagaacggaggagtggccccttgttctggaaagactcagtgaagcagtattgaacaaaatcagaacagggaagtgggaagggttgggtgggaaaacagggggaaggaagcggactgatgggactttcggggagtgggggtccagaaaaggggaaatcatttgaaatgtaaataaatatatcaataaattaaaaaaaagaaagcacagtggTTTTATTAAACAGAGAAAATAGTTTCATGGTATGTGACCCAATAAggaacaagaaataaaataagcaatataaGCAGAGCCATGCATGATCTGGTTATTGAAATGATTAGGTATGAACTTCAAAATAAATTGTAGCTAATAATAGCCAAAATAAATTGTAGTTCAATGAaacaagaaattcaggaaaaaaataacaaaaggatgGGAGATATTAATAGAGGGGTCTGATGCGTGGTTATAGGAAAAGGTTAAGATAGTAGACCAAAAGCTATTCTCCTCTAATGGTTTCCTACTTCTTCTAGGTCTCTTTTCCCACTCACACAAATGATTACACAAACCACTATTATTTGTATGCCTACATTCTCTAAAGCTGGTACTTAAGAGATGATGCTCTCAACAAAGACAGGCAACTCTATTTTCACAGTGTATGTACCTCTGAATAATGAGTGGACAGCAAACAGTCCCCACGGGAGGACCAGAGACAGACCCCAGAAGCAGCCACTTGGATGATGATGTCTTTGCCGTACAGAAgcattttagtttcatgaggtcccatttgtcaatgggTGCTGGACTAAGCTATCAGAGTATTTGTTCAGAATGGCCTCACAAGCACCAGCTAGTTGAAAAGTATTGCCCATTTCCTGTAATAGGTTCTGGACATCAATTCTTACgttgaggtccttcatccacttttTTATTTTGGAGTTTTATTAGGAATAGGAAAGAAGGATGGTGTTTCATTCTTTAACATGTAGCGATTCAGATAGACCACTTCCATTTGTGGAAGATATTGTCATCTCCAATGGGAATTTTAGGCTCTTTTTCAAAATCCACATGGCTTTAAAGTTAGCTAGTTCTTCTCTgagtcatcaattctattccattgactgATGTGTCTATTTTTAATGTGTTATTATATGGCTTTTATTACTACAACTCCATAATAAAACTAAGGACAGTGATTCTTCTGGCtgtatgttttattcttttgggGTATATGGGTTTCCCTGGGTCTTCTGTTCTCCCATATgaattttgaaatgatttttttcaatttctctgACTTGCATCAACttatttagttagttagctagtttttttttttcaagggtTTCTCTTTGGAACAGCTCTcaatgtcctgaaactcactttgtagactaggctggcctcaactcatacagatctacctacctctgcccagtgctgggattaaaggcatgtgtcaccatgcccagctcattgAAATGCTTAAGGGACTGCATTCAACCTGTAGACTGCTTTGATAGGATGGCCAGTTTCACAATATCAATCCTATCAGTACATGAAGATGGGAGGGTTTTTTCTGCCTCCCTGCATCTTCATTAATTTcgttttttaagttttcattgtACAGGTCTTTCAATTCCTTAGAtatatccttttattttattttattaattcagtatattctttatttatatttcaaaagatttccccttttctggctccccaatccccgaaagtcccataagccctcttccctccccttgttcccccatctactcctcacttccctgttctggtattcccctatactgctgcactgagtctttccagaaccaggggccacttctccattcttcttggacatcatttaatatgtggattatgtcttgggtattcaaagtttctaggctaatatccacttatcagtgagtgcataccatgattgatattttgagactgggttacctcacttagtatgatgttctccagctccatccatttgtctaagaatttcatgaattcattatttctaatggctaaatagtactccattgtgtaaatataccattttttttttgtatccattcctccattgagggatacctgggttctttccagcttctggctactacaaatagggctgctatgaacatagtggagcatgtgtccttattgcatgccggggaatcctctgggtatatgcccaggagtggtatagcagggtcctccggaaatgtcatgcccagatttctgaggaaccgccagactgatttccaaagtggttgcaccatcttgcaatcccaccagcaatggaggagtgttcctctttctccacatcctcgccaacacctgctgtctcctgagtttttgaccttagccattctgactggtgtgaggtgaaatctcagggttgttttgatttgcatttccctaagttTTCTGAAGTGACTGTGAATGGGATCACCtccctgctttcttccttcatGGAATCATCAGGTGCACATAAAAAGgcaattggttttttttttttttttttttttgcgtgtttgtgtcctgctactttgctgattttattatctttaagGCATTTCTAGTGGAATCTTTAGGTCTTTTATGTACAGaattgtatcatctgcaaatattggtAATTATgactttgttctttccttttgtctcctGTTTTCTTACTGCTTGAGGAAATACTTTAAGCACTATGAACAGGAGTGGATAAAGTGGGCGTCTTTACCTTGACTCTGACATAAGCAGAAAGGCTACTAGCTTTTCTCCATTTAGCATGATGACACCTGTCGGCTTCCTGTACATTGTCTTTAGAATATGTTCCTTGTAGTCATAGATTTTATTATCCAGGACTTTTTATCATGAAAGAataatgttggattttgtcaaaggtcttttCTGCATAATGAGATGAGCACGTGGTTTCTGTACTTGAA
It contains:
- the Znf248 gene encoding zinc finger protein 248, yielding MKKSKEQVSFKDVCVDFSKEEWYLLDPAQKVLYRDVILENYSNFVSVGHCVTKPDVIFKIEQGEDPWIPENGFQCYPERKWRVDGILESSWGSQDGHFRPLTLTNTITNLESGGSSRKASSPDIDSVSSRSFLPKVCDSCEMNLKNISAVIISKKNYARKKLTEFNIYKKPFPDSRHENIPVGTKSCDFDGKRGGLGLCQDLTRPDSDRPFEYHGAEQGFCEDVALCTHQNSQLGETLCKHMECGRTFIDSLKLSVSQKTGLHMEPHECSICRKPFCVDLQFGHQRALSGNSPYEHNECEKLFCASSAFIVHQEAYTRRTAPGCRVSNRTWGKPALFKHQKIQMGGKHYDYRKVFSQKSHRTQSRRPHIGEKTFECGECGKMFWEKSNLTQHQRTHTGEKPYECTECGKAFCQKPHLTNHQRTHTGEKPYECKQCGKTFCVKSNLTEHQRTHTGEKPYECNACRKSFCHRSALTVHQRTHTGEKPFICNECGKSFCVKSNLIVHQRTHTGEKPYKCNECEKTFCEKSALTKHQRTHTGEKPYECNVCGKNFSQRSVLTKHLRIHTRVKALLAS